In the Helianthus annuus cultivar XRQ/B chromosome 11, HanXRQr2.0-SUNRISE, whole genome shotgun sequence genome, one interval contains:
- the LOC118484349 gene encoding replication protein A 70 kDa DNA-binding subunit B-like — MEQPAITLLKNLNLNQDDYTIKVRIVRLWSRAAFNDPRKVYCYDMILMDEEGTKIQAFVLAKTAREYEHLLKEKQCLFIRNPSLGENRQKVKYVHISTKINLNSNAIVSVCDEPVGTEWGFDFSPFSSVVEDPTDDNKSFKSPIDVIGFVVKSFPYDLKEDTKDGKQEKKLTFMLQDLEGKQIYVTLWDAYAEQILDFERANQDEKNVVVIVQFGKYRFWGGFLYVSNLYTVTRVLINAEIDDILTFKKRFLSNITPETSSTFSGLSASRIKDPTEEYLSDFEFSTIGSLNQISEKKFVIIVGTIKSFASEDSWFYNACRNCNRAVTTKTISKEKQDGSDGFEDIVVLECKDDGCNSKTVYSVPRIRVPIRVQDCTGIVTLTLFEREVLRLLKVNATQLLDKNLDLANEGNFPQELNALLNRKFAFKISIGSFNIKNKSDGYSVSKLTDNRTVIGELDKIFDVIQPVDEERVNVVSSDIKAADEVPVNDSVSRSKADETPVSNFTKDMFKTPDEDVSGTSIRVLENELKRNLDSIYDDDVMSSQSSTKPRKAGKEVVDDDGVTVGLLIPKVEK, encoded by the exons ATGGAACAACCAGCCATCACGTTGCTGAAAAATTTGAATCTCAACCAGGATGACTATACCATCAAAGTTCGCATTGTCAGACTATGGAGTCGAGCAGCCTTCAATGATCCTCGAAAGGTTTATTGCTATGATATGATTTTAATGGACGAAGAG GGGACGAAAATTCAAGCCTTTGTCTTAGCCAAGACTGCCAGAGAGTATGAACATTTGTTGAAGGAGAAGCAATGTTTGTTCATCCGTAATCCTTCATTAGGCGAGAATCGACAGAAAGTGAAGTATGTCCATATTTCGACGAAAATTAATCTAAACAGCAACGCAATAGTTTCGGTTTGTGATGAACCTGTTGGTACTGAGTGGGGATTCGACTTCTCTCCTTTTAGTTCTGTTGTTGAAGACCCGACTGACGACAATAAGTCCTTTAAAAGTCCAATTG ACGTAATTGGTTTTGTCGTTAAGAGTTTTCCTTATGATCTAAAAGAGGATACCAAAGACGGGAAACAAGAAAAGAAGCTAACATTCATGCTTCAGGATTTAGA AGGGAAGCAAATATATGTTACTCTTTGGGATGCTTATGCTGAACAGATTTTGGATTTTGAAAGGGCCAACCAAGATGAAAAAAATGTTGTTGTAATTGTTCAATTCGGAAAATACAGGTTCTGGGGAG GGTTTCTTTATGTTTCAAATCTCTACACTGTCACTCGCGTGTTGATCAACGCTGAAattgatgacattttaacttTTAAGAAGAG GTTCCTTTCAAACATTACCCCTGAAACGTCTTCCACCTTTTCTGGGTTGAGTGCATCCAGAATAAAGGATCCTACTGAAGAGTATCTTTCAGATTTTGAGTTCAGTACTATTGGATCTTTAAATCAAATCTCGGAG AAAAAGTTTGTAATTATTGTCGGAactataaagagttttgcttccGAGGATTCTTGGTTTTACAATGCTTGCAGAAATTGTAATCGAGCGGTCACCACAAAAACAATTTCAAAAGAAAAGCAAGATGGTTCCGATGGTTTTGAAGATATTGTGGTTCTGGAGTGTAAGGACGATGGCTGTAACAGTAAGACTGTTTACTCCGTTCCGAG GATCAGGGTTCCGATACGGGTTCAGGATTGTACAGGGATTGTGACGCTCACCCTATTTGAGCGTGAGGTGCTTAGGCTGTTGAAGGTTAACGCGACTCAGCTGTTGGATAAGAACCTTGAT TTAGCTAACGAAGGGAATTTTCCGCAAGAACTCAATGCTCTACTCAACAGGAAGTTTGCATTCAAGATATCCATCGGTTCATTTAACATAAAAAACAAATCGGATGGTTACTCTGTTTCAAAATTAACAGACAATCGAACTGTTATTGGCGAACTAGATAAAATTTTTGATGTCATTCAG CCTGTTGACGAGGAGCGTGTGAATGTTGTTAGCTCTGACATCAAAGCAGCAGATGAGGTCCCCGTTAAT GATTCTGTCTCCCGTAGCAAAGCCGATGAGACACCTGTTTCGAATTTTACTAAAGACATGTTTAAAACACCCGATGAAGATGTCAGCGGTACCTCAATTCGTGTCCTGGAAAACGAGCTGAAGCGGAATTTGGACAGCATCtatgatgatgatgtgatgtCTTCTCAGTCGTCTACAAAACCACGTAAAGCTGGCAAGGAGGTTGTCGATGATGATGGTGTCACAGTGGGATTACTGATTCCCAAGGTTGAGAAGTAG
- the LOC110878318 gene encoding uncharacterized protein LOC110878318, producing MFEFPCLIIFDRRSRKSIKPDDFWCVFSSILRANDLSIISVCSQGFGIQTICQHLLKVFRMAESSSSFRLPSFCRHMNKADEFIMCIPDDAACTLWGVYKCPTNVDIITEDGRQFNVGLSASKGKIFFFHGWSKVVDHLRLTIGCLVLFNPIDYATFKLTSFLDGVSHTTFWTYLLPPSSQFYVIPECILPKHYDYSSNDVISTVITDNNTFNVLIKTFDGKVGFSVGIDVIVSQLQLNDGCFMFFTKSFGNFFHLKVFGKNGVEMKYSDVEVDEAEVAPLDVENENDEEINGGVKKFVRMAGEDHFRIPDPVSRMARLHEGLKDLTVRFSHLDPPLQITNGTRRERRERKGKTGFRYALTSWKKFMKAARIKVRDQVHFSFNENDQVLTVERVVPYVRRTN from the exons ATGTTTGAATTCCCATGTTTAATTATCTTTGATCGCAGAAGCCGTAAATCTATAAAACCAGATGACTTCTGGTGTGTCTTCTCATCGATTCTTAGGGCAAACGATTTGTCAATCATATCTGTTTGTTCACAAGGATTTGGCATTCAAACGATCTGTCAACACTTATTGAAG GTATTTCGTATGGCTGAAAGTTCATCAAG TTTCAGACTACCCAGTTTTTGTAGGCACATGAATAAAGCAGACGAATTTATTATG TGTATTCCAGATGACGCTGCGTGCACACTATGGGGTGTATATAAATGTCCTACGAATGTTGATATAATCACAGAAGATGGCCGACAATTTAATGTTGGATTAAGCGCCTCTAAAGGAAAGATATTCTTTTTTCATGGTTGGTCTAAAGTTGTAGACCATTTACGACTAACCATTGGGTGTTTGGTTCTATTTAATCCTATAGATTATGCTACGTTTAAGTTAACTTCTTTCCTTGATGGGGTTAGTCATACCACTTTTTGGACGTATCTGCTCCCTCCATCATCTCAATTTTAT GTTATTCCAGAATGTATCCTGCCAAAACACTATGATTATTCGTCAAATGATGTAATATCTACTGTTATTACAGACAACAACACGTTTAACGTTCTCATTAAAACATTTGACGGAAAAGTAGGTTTTTCCGTTGGTATTGACGTAATTGTTAGTCAATTACAGTTGAATGATggttgttttatgttttttacaaAATCTTTTggtaattttttccatttaaaagtttttgggaaaaacggGGTTGAAATGAAATATTCAGACGTAGAGGTCGATGAG GCTGAGGTTGCACCTCTTGatgttgaaaatgaaaatgatgaagaaataaATGGCGGTGTAAAAAAGTTTGTTCGTATGGCTGGTGAAGATCATTTT AGGATTCCTGATCCTGTTTCACGCATGGCTAGACTTCATGAAGGTTTAAAAGATTTGACCGTTAgattttcgcatctggatccgcCATTGCAGATTACCAACGGTACCAGACGTGAAAGACGTGAAAGAAAAGGCAAGACTGGTTTTCGATATGCTTTGACCTCTTGGAAGAAGTTCATGAAAGCCGCTAGGATTAAGGTCCGTGACCAGGTTCACTTTTCCTTTAATGAAAATGATCAGGTTTTGACTGTTGAGAGGGTTGTACCTTACGTTAGGCGTACCAATTAG